A single genomic interval of Sebastes umbrosus isolate fSebUmb1 chromosome 11, fSebUmb1.pri, whole genome shotgun sequence harbors:
- the tcaim gene encoding T-cell activation inhibitor, mitochondrial, producing MLSRWQAASAMSVNCLLRYTIRLDRRHVATHLAQRRALSGADAVNALRPFYFAVHPDFFGQYPREREVNENSLKRLNGYLDNLQKPGSRSVQPMKLTFYVRDTKDNSNDVQPDLLALGFRSVSFTLHTNDVLSTVTNVLKSCSLPMEHMKGPKASAGASKSPPEAGLPFYRPIRWDKSYYSFTGFRDPEEELQQARRVEPRLILWLRNNETEATKKHSASLPRREELDRLKKELCHKFDLADIRWQRSWGVAHRCSQLQSLSRLSQQNPEALINLQGHTVVFADQSGMNASGHIMLGTMDVHHQWTKLFEQLPSYRSLQQQTDWLKERISLLLGGTQVVHVERLRPVQPIAEHYSTLSIFHKSLMSRRLRLHPRSLQGLTMLLENDRSNPSLHEMGHFIIPTNCDPPKLQVFLQSQAPEARQRTQRKDQLQAEEEAVVKLCLQSLSLRSLSKEPSVSSSQMILCCKRLVEQRSPLMQGLHVCVSHFYSVMQDGDLCVPWDWKS from the exons ATGCTCTCCCGTTGGCAAGCAGCATCAGCAATGTCTGTCAACTGCCTCCTGAGATACACCATCAG GCTGGACAGGAGACATGTGGCCACACATTTAGCCCAGCGGAGAGCTCTGTCAGGGGCCGATGCTGTCAATGCACTCAGACCGTTTTATTTTGCAGTCCACCCTGACTTCTTTGGGCAATATCCCAGGGAACGG GAAGTGAATGAGAATTCATTAAAGAGGCTGAATGGCTACCTGGACAACCTACAGAAGCCCGGCTCACGCTCAGTTCAGCCAATGAAGCTCACCTTTTATGTCAGGGACACAAAGGACAACAGCAATGATGTGCAGCCAGACCTCCTCGCCTTGG GGTTCCGGTCAGTGAGCTTCACCCTGCACACAAACGATGTCTTGAGCACAGTGACGAACGTCTTGAAGTCCTGTAGCCTGCCCATGGAACACATGAAGGGACCGAAAGCAAGTGCAGGGGCATCTAAGAGTCCACCTGAGGCGGGGCTGCCTTTCTACAGACCTATCAGATGGGACAAGAGCTACTACAGCTTCACTGGATTCAGAGACCctgaggaggagctgcagcaggccAGGAGAGTGGAGCCTAGACTCAT cTTGTGGCTGAGAAACAACGAGACCGAGGCAACGAAGAAGCACAGTGCTAGTCTTCCTCGGAGAGAAGAGCTGGACAGACTGAAGAAGGAACTGTGTCACAAATTTGATCTCGCTGATATCAG GTGGCAGCGCAGCTGGGGAGTGGCCCACAGGTGCTCTCAGCTTCAGAGTCTGAGCCGACTGTCTCAGCAGAACCCCGAGGCCCTGATCAACCTGCAAG GACACACCGTTGTGTTTGCCGACCAGTCAGGAATGAACGCCTCCGGACACATCATGCTGGGAACCATGGACGTTCATCATCAGTGGACCAAA CTGTTCGAGCAGCTGCCCAGCTATcgcagcctgcagcagcagacagactggCTGAAGGAGAGGATCAGCCTCCTCCTGGGTGGGACTCAAGTGGTCCACGTGGAGAGGCTGAGACCAGTCCAGCCCATCGCCGAACACTACAGCACCCTCAGCATCTTCCACAAGAGCCTGATGTCCCGACGCCTTCGCCTGCACCCCAGGAGCCTGCAGGGGCTCACCATGTTGTTGGAGAA CGACCGCTCTAACCCCAGTCTTCATGAGATGGGGCACTTCATTATCCCCACCAACTGTGACCCTCCCAAGCTGCAGGTCTTCCTCCAGAGCCAAGCCCCCGAGGCCAGACAGCGCACCCAACGCAAAGACCA gCTGCAGGCAGAAGAGGAGGCTGTGGTGAAGCTGTGTCTCCAGAGTCTGTCTCTGAGGAGTCTGTCCAAGGAGCCCAGCGTCAGCTCCAGCCAGATGATCCTGTGCTGTAAACGGCTGGTGGAGCAGCGCTCCCCCCTCATGCAGGGCCTCCACGTCTGTGTTTCTCACTTCTACTCGGTCATGCAAGACGGCGACCTGTGTGTCCCCTGGGACTGGaagagctga